A part of Bacillus rossius redtenbacheri isolate Brsri chromosome 1, Brsri_v3, whole genome shotgun sequence genomic DNA contains:
- the LOC134538757 gene encoding uncharacterized protein LOC134538757, producing MMEFVIVLIFCVVLVIAVMVIGSGMGKATSSQRQMDIINVAQNLYVLIRKGDLKKCDVTQTTAFLLNIAKSTVLKYYKKDIEEVSTPGKKRKKRPQEGKSLDTVDDFTVNAIRNAIYRMYAEGLNGTVDTILKEIRERQIDYYGGRSSLHKLLKKMGFSWTTVDGRKALIENENIVLQRIDFLRKYKEEKERGANFIFVDETWIFQRGTVSKSWQDKSLQSAKRRTVGDGQKTADYHGEMNGETFLMWFEDMLVHLEEPSVIIMDNASYHSTQVEKTPTTNWTKDALIAWLEKNEIKHENNLLKVELLRIAKQNKPRIRWARCVDHVEKLIQADWEREVHIYSGTIPPLIIHLGKDSSSEDSDSEEFEVTTQQVDGDSEVLAVPLDDLPGCSY from the exons atgatggaatttgttatcgttttgatattttgtgtggttcttgtgattgctgtaatggtaattggttccgggatggggaaagctacttcttcgcagcgtcagatggacatcattaacgtcgctcagaacttatatgttttaattaggaaaggcgacttgaagaaatgtgacgttacgcagacgaccgcgtttcttctcaacatcgcaaagtcaactgttctcaa gtactacaagaaagacattgaagaagtttcaacaccaggaaaaaagaggaaaaaaaggccacaggaaggaaagtcacttgacacagtcgacgatttcacagtaaatgcaatcaggaatgcaatttacaggatgtacgctgaag gtttgaatggtacagtcgacaccattttgaaagaaatcagggaaagacaaatagattattatggtggaagatcaagtcttcataaattgttaaagaagatgggattttcatggacaactgttgatggacgaaaagctttgatagagaatgaaaacatagtattgcagcgaatagatttcttgagaaagtataaagaagaaaaagaaagaggtgccaatttcatatttgttgatgaaacatggattttccagagag gaactgtatcaaagtcatggcaggacaagagtctacaatctgcgaagagacgtactgttggagatg gtcagaagactgcagactaccatggcgagatgaatggggaaactttcttgatgtggtttgaagacatgttggtgcatcttgaggaacccagtgtcattataatggacaatgcttcatatcacagcacccag gttgagaaaacacctacaacgaactggaccaaggatgcactgatcgcgtggctggagaagaatgagataaaacatgaaaataatttgttgaaagtggagctgctgagaatagctaaacaaaacaagccccgaatacg atgggcgaggtgtgtggatcacgtggagaagctaattcaagcagactgggagagagaagtccacatatacagcggcaccattcctccactcatcatccacctcggcaaggatagttcaagtgaagacagtgacagcgaagaatttgaggttacgacacagcaagtagatggagacagtgaagtactggcagttcctcttgatgatttacccgggtgttcttattga